A single genomic interval of Deinococcus fonticola harbors:
- a CDS encoding PQQ-dependent sugar dehydrogenase: MFKRVFLTGLLSVLSPSLVQAQAAPPTPRPLPAPEPPASATVTRNEPVALGFTPDKLGRLKVPAGFQISVMATELGNARMLHVMPDGGVYLSRRQQNDIWYLKDRNGDGLFDATERRQVAANLKLVHGLDDRGGKLYAVGEKTIWVMDIARDGTLGLPRIFADGFPDAGQHPARGLGWGPDGFLYASFGATNNDAQTQNPEEATVLRIRPDGQWREVYARGLRHTIGFGWHPVTKTFYGMDQGSDWHGDNIPPEELNTLERGKNYGWPFCYGTKNPDPYTNSSQIPGKITKAEYCAMTQGSTLTYTAHAAAIGLNFYTGQQFPAEYRNDAFVAFRGSWNRDQPSGYEIGRVVFDAQNRPERIEPFVSGFVYQEGTEWKQFGRVAGVATYTDGSLLFTDDQSGVIYRVRYTGGQ; encoded by the coding sequence ATGTTCAAGCGCGTTTTTCTGACGGGTCTGCTGAGTGTCCTGTCGCCGTCGCTGGTGCAGGCGCAGGCCGCCCCGCCCACCCCCCGCCCGCTTCCCGCACCGGAACCGCCGGCCAGCGCCACCGTCACCAGAAATGAGCCGGTGGCGCTGGGCTTTACGCCGGACAAACTGGGCCGCCTGAAGGTGCCTGCCGGCTTCCAGATCAGCGTGATGGCCACCGAACTGGGCAACGCCCGCATGCTGCACGTCATGCCCGACGGGGGCGTGTACCTGTCGCGCCGCCAGCAGAACGACATCTGGTACCTCAAAGACCGCAACGGCGACGGCCTGTTCGACGCCACCGAGCGCCGGCAGGTGGCCGCGAACCTGAAACTGGTGCACGGGCTGGACGACCGGGGCGGCAAGCTGTACGCCGTGGGCGAAAAGACCATCTGGGTCATGGACATCGCCCGCGACGGCACGCTGGGACTGCCGCGCATCTTCGCGGACGGCTTTCCCGACGCGGGCCAGCACCCGGCGCGCGGGCTGGGCTGGGGGCCGGACGGGTTTCTGTACGCCAGTTTCGGCGCCACCAACAACGATGCGCAGACCCAGAACCCCGAGGAAGCCACCGTGCTGCGCATCCGCCCCGACGGTCAGTGGCGCGAGGTCTACGCGCGGGGCCTGCGGCACACCATCGGCTTCGGCTGGCACCCGGTCACCAAGACCTTTTACGGCATGGATCAGGGCAGCGACTGGCACGGCGACAACATTCCGCCCGAGGAACTGAACACGCTGGAACGCGGCAAGAATTACGGCTGGCCCTTCTGTTACGGCACAAAGAACCCGGACCCTTACACCAACAGTTCACAGATTCCCGGCAAGATCACCAAAGCCGAGTACTGCGCCATGACCCAGGGCAGCACCCTGACCTACACCGCGCACGCCGCTGCCATTGGCCTCAACTTCTACACCGGCCAGCAGTTTCCCGCCGAGTACCGCAACGACGCCTTCGTGGCTTTCCGGGGGTCGTGGAACCGTGACCAGCCCAGCGGCTACGAGATCGGGCGCGTGGTGTTCGACGCGCAGAACAGACCCGAGCGTATCGAACCCTTCGTGAGCGGGTTCGTGTACCAGGAGGGCACCGAGTGGAAACAGTTCGGGCGCGTGGCCGGCGTGGCCACCTACACCGACGGCAGCCTGCTCTTTACCGACGACCAGAGCGGCGTGATCTACCGCGTGCGTTACACCGGAGGCCAGTGA